One region of Desertifilum tharense IPPAS B-1220 genomic DNA includes:
- a CDS encoding transketolase translates to MATATHPAFCEGIQYFGEALPDFDKYGKLPCIFDGKTAIASTEDPCAVYQTLLAADALRYLTLQVTGSKASGHPGGFASQVEAYAALFMLGHKNVLTEVGHHAPGFYSAMFLDRSLEDMGIGTVQQMRDRFREMHGLLGHLSGQIPGLLSPAGPLGQGQHFALSAALLHPDKLFAFTLGDGGMGEPYPMSAMAHFHTAFPKITNFLPVLVWNGYSQEHHSMVSTQTNDQMIRYWLGNGFEEVILVDAKDYDDQNQPGAYVDSTQFSFAKRLEFTKAVLAGVDKAAKSALGGKLTVFIIKQLKGAGVHARGAKSHNLYGFHTLDNPDIISALKTRALSPEAWELVRTNYERAGGGPAAKTAVTEFELPLSELKDLPLTEYPVGGDKQVATTAMGELVAKVGQLDPHFLVTNADGNEASGIGNINKALKIIHPTSDDLYNQAPKGQVYEPLSEDACAGLAAGLCLMGARTLWCSYESFAINGLPIWQTVTQAMAELRRPTPSTITLFTAGALEQGRNGWTHQRPEIENYFAAMMRNGNVFPLFPPDANSIQVCYEWALSTKNKGITITASKSPLPIYTTFEQTREALQNGAVTLQETPGEKRVVFAVIGDMTLLPVYEAAKQLQSQGIGSRIVSIVNPRRLYRPSDVAWDTCFAADGDFLDDAGFEQLFGGDALIGVTGGTSGLLEPVMLRSTSKRDVFAWKRGETTATPNQIMEFNGITPDALATRAQALLG, encoded by the coding sequence ATGGCTACGGCGACCCATCCAGCTTTTTGTGAAGGCATTCAATATTTTGGCGAAGCGTTACCCGATTTTGACAAATACGGGAAATTGCCGTGTATTTTTGATGGAAAAACTGCGATCGCATCCACAGAAGACCCTTGTGCAGTCTACCAAACTCTCCTAGCTGCCGATGCCCTGCGCTACCTCACCTTGCAAGTTACCGGAAGTAAAGCCTCTGGACATCCGGGAGGGTTCGCCTCCCAAGTCGAAGCCTATGCAGCCTTATTCATGCTGGGCCATAAAAACGTCCTCACCGAAGTGGGCCATCACGCCCCCGGATTTTACAGCGCCATGTTCCTCGACCGTTCCTTAGAGGATATGGGAATTGGGACTGTACAGCAAATGCGCGATCGCTTCCGGGAAATGCACGGCCTTCTCGGACACCTCTCCGGGCAAATTCCCGGCCTTCTCTCCCCCGCCGGGCCCCTCGGACAAGGACAGCACTTCGCCTTATCTGCCGCCTTGCTGCACCCCGATAAACTCTTCGCCTTCACCCTCGGCGATGGCGGGATGGGCGAACCCTATCCCATGAGTGCAATGGCGCACTTCCACACCGCCTTCCCCAAAATCACCAACTTCCTCCCCGTCTTAGTCTGGAATGGCTACTCCCAAGAACACCACAGCATGGTTTCCACCCAAACCAACGATCAAATGATCCGCTATTGGTTGGGGAACGGCTTTGAAGAGGTTATTTTAGTCGATGCCAAAGACTACGACGACCAAAACCAACCCGGCGCTTATGTGGATAGTACGCAATTCTCCTTTGCCAAGCGTCTAGAGTTCACCAAAGCCGTCTTAGCAGGCGTTGATAAAGCCGCCAAATCTGCACTCGGCGGCAAACTCACCGTTTTCATCATCAAACAGCTAAAAGGGGCAGGCGTCCACGCCAGAGGCGCAAAATCCCATAACCTCTACGGCTTCCACACCCTCGATAACCCCGATATTATCAGCGCCCTCAAAACTCGCGCCCTTTCCCCGGAAGCTTGGGAACTAGTTCGCACCAACTACGAACGCGCAGGCGGCGGCCCCGCAGCCAAAACTGCGGTGACTGAGTTTGAACTCCCCTTAAGCGAACTCAAAGATTTGCCCCTGACGGAATATCCCGTTGGCGGCGATAAGCAAGTGGCAACAACTGCAATGGGCGAACTGGTGGCTAAAGTCGGTCAACTCGACCCCCATTTCTTAGTCACCAACGCGGATGGGAATGAAGCGTCTGGTATTGGCAACATTAACAAAGCCCTGAAAATTATCCACCCCACCAGCGATGACCTTTACAACCAAGCGCCCAAAGGTCAAGTCTACGAACCCCTCAGCGAAGATGCTTGTGCGGGGTTAGCCGCCGGCTTATGTTTAATGGGGGCAAGAACCCTATGGTGTTCCTATGAATCCTTTGCCATTAATGGTTTACCCATCTGGCAAACCGTCACCCAAGCAATGGCTGAGTTACGCCGCCCCACCCCTTCCACCATTACCCTCTTTACCGCCGGGGCGTTAGAACAAGGTCGCAATGGTTGGACGCATCAACGCCCAGAGATTGAAAACTACTTTGCAGCGATGATGCGGAATGGCAATGTTTTTCCCCTCTTCCCCCCCGATGCCAATAGCATTCAAGTCTGTTATGAATGGGCGCTGAGTACCAAGAATAAGGGAATTACGATTACCGCCAGTAAGTCGCCTTTGCCGATTTACACCACCTTTGAACAAACGCGCGAGGCCCTGCAAAATGGGGCTGTGACGCTGCAAGAAACGCCGGGTGAGAAAAGGGTTGTTTTTGCCGTCATTGGCGATATGACCCTACTCCCGGTCTACGAAGCGGCTAAACAGTTGCAATCTCAGGGCATTGGTTCCCGGATTGTTTCGATCGTCAATCCCCGGCGTTTGTATCGCCCTTCGGATGTGGCTTGGGATACCTGTTTTGCAGCGGATGGCGACTTTTTAGACGATGCGGGGTTTGAACAACTCTTCGGCGGCGATGCCTTAATTGGCGTGACGGGTGGAACCTCTGGCTTGTTAGAACCGGTGATGTTACGCAGCACCTCTAAGCGCGATGTGTTTGCTTGGAAGCGCGGCGAAACCACAGCAACTCCCAATCAAATTATGGAGTTCAACGGTATAACGCCCGATGCTTTAGCAACTCGCGCTCAGGCATTATTGGGTTAA
- a CDS encoding cytochrome P450: MSLPNRSQSSPHWQMLQWIVRPLEVLEAGAQQHGDCFTLNVGNVVEFVMVSNPQGIEQILTENPQCFEVGRSNRILKRTLGDHSILLLDGDRHQRQRQLLMPPFHGERMKAYGELIQRITQGVMQAWQPGETVRVRSAMQSVSLRVILQAVFGIYEGERVAQLQRDIENFLEFSTSRLSFLSLLVPFLQKDLGAWSLGGRFVRLRDKIDQQLYAEIRERQTLPDASGTDILSLLMAARDSQGQAMTAEELRDELMTLLIAGHETTATAMSWALYWIHRNPEVKQKLIAEIDALGENPEPNAIVKLPYLNAVCSETLRLYPVAILAMPRITKSEYELLGYHFPADTWLTPCIYLTHHREDLYPEPKQFKPERFLERQFSPYEYLPFGGSNRRCIGAAFALFEMKLALAEILANFELTLASDRPVVPIRRGITMAPKGGVEIRIVGKRSRKSAVTV; the protein is encoded by the coding sequence ATGAGTCTGCCCAATCGTTCTCAATCTTCTCCCCACTGGCAAATGCTGCAATGGATTGTCCGCCCTTTGGAGGTTTTGGAGGCTGGCGCGCAACAGCATGGAGACTGCTTTACCTTGAATGTGGGAAATGTGGTTGAGTTCGTGATGGTCAGCAATCCGCAGGGAATCGAACAGATTTTAACGGAAAATCCCCAATGTTTTGAGGTCGGTCGGTCTAATCGAATCTTGAAGCGGACTTTGGGGGATCATTCTATTTTGCTACTCGATGGCGATCGCCACCAGCGCCAGCGCCAGTTACTCATGCCTCCTTTTCACGGCGAACGAATGAAGGCCTACGGGGAACTGATTCAACGTATTACCCAAGGCGTGATGCAAGCTTGGCAACCGGGCGAAACGGTTCGGGTGCGTTCTGCTATGCAATCTGTTTCCCTGAGAGTCATTCTTCAAGCCGTATTTGGCATCTATGAAGGCGAACGCGTGGCGCAACTGCAACGCGATATTGAAAACTTTTTAGAGTTCTCTACCTCTCGCCTGAGTTTCCTTTCGCTGCTGGTTCCCTTCCTGCAAAAAGATTTGGGGGCTTGGAGTTTGGGAGGGCGCTTTGTGCGACTGCGAGATAAAATTGACCAACAGCTTTATGCTGAAATTCGCGAACGTCAAACCCTCCCGGATGCTAGCGGAACCGATATCCTCAGCTTGTTAATGGCGGCGCGAGATAGCCAGGGGCAGGCGATGACGGCAGAAGAGTTACGCGATGAGTTAATGACGCTATTGATTGCGGGGCATGAAACGACCGCCACGGCAATGAGTTGGGCGTTATATTGGATTCATCGCAATCCAGAAGTTAAGCAAAAACTGATCGCCGAAATTGATGCATTAGGGGAAAATCCAGAACCGAATGCAATTGTCAAATTGCCCTATCTGAATGCAGTTTGTTCGGAAACCTTGAGACTGTACCCCGTGGCAATTTTGGCGATGCCGCGCATTACTAAATCTGAATATGAGTTACTGGGATATCATTTCCCGGCCGATACCTGGTTAACCCCTTGCATCTATTTGACGCATCACCGGGAAGACTTGTATCCAGAACCCAAACAGTTTAAGCCGGAACGCTTTTTAGAACGGCAGTTTTCGCCCTATGAATATCTCCCGTTTGGGGGTAGCAACCGCCGTTGTATTGGGGCGGCGTTCGCCTTATTTGAAATGAAGTTAGCCCTAGCTGAGATTTTAGCCAATTTTGAGCTAACTTTAGCCAGCGATCGCCCGGTTGTTCCCATCCGACGCGGCATTACAATGGCCCCCAAGGGGGGTGTAGAAATCCGTATTGTGGGGAAACGCAGCCGAAAATCAGCCGTTACGGTTTAG
- a CDS encoding DUF389 domain-containing protein, with amino-acid sequence MRQLFIQVPQGYGDKVVELTQEHQGVNLVHFEGKDADNVVDFAIVCISNRQIEDFLSELESVPDTHITFLPQGALALHPPASEAPQQVTNVKERSPLEIFLAGLQSVGSWRGFLSYAVVGGIVVWIGLYTNTIYLLVAAMLIAPYAGPAMNVAIATSRGDRTLLWRSIVRYFSALAVTIAVTCLLSWISQQEIATPLMVDNSQISAAAVLLPLTAGAAGALNLVQSDRSSLVPGASIGMLVAASLAPPAGIAGMAIAIGRWDMVISGIFLLLLQLAAINLSATLVFRLYGLSSQGARYQRGKPWVLPASLAVTGIALAALLGWQFSSTPEFQRSSQAQRANSIVQEVVDNSDLADLVEANVRFTRSQQPDGNTLLSVIYVQPQNGVTATSTEIQQRLTEEIQSRILAEGFNVTPLVDVNVLEEPTS; translated from the coding sequence ATGAGACAACTTTTTATTCAAGTTCCCCAAGGATACGGCGATAAAGTTGTTGAGCTAACTCAAGAACATCAGGGAGTTAACTTAGTTCATTTTGAAGGTAAAGATGCAGATAATGTAGTAGATTTTGCAATTGTCTGCATCTCCAATCGGCAAATTGAAGACTTTTTGAGCGAACTCGAATCAGTTCCCGATACTCATATTACCTTTTTACCCCAAGGGGCATTAGCCCTGCATCCCCCGGCGTCGGAAGCGCCCCAGCAAGTCACAAATGTTAAGGAACGCAGTCCCCTAGAAATCTTTCTAGCGGGGTTGCAAAGCGTGGGTTCTTGGCGGGGTTTCCTCAGCTATGCGGTAGTGGGTGGAATTGTGGTTTGGATTGGCTTATATACCAACACCATCTATTTGTTAGTTGCAGCAATGCTGATTGCGCCTTACGCAGGGCCGGCGATGAATGTGGCGATCGCAACCTCTAGAGGCGATCGCACCCTTCTGTGGCGCAGTATCGTCCGCTATTTTAGCGCCTTAGCAGTGACGATTGCGGTTACTTGTTTATTGAGTTGGATTAGCCAACAAGAAATTGCAACACCGTTAATGGTCGATAATAGCCAAATTTCCGCTGCCGCCGTGCTGCTACCCCTAACCGCCGGGGCAGCCGGGGCGTTAAATTTAGTTCAATCCGACCGTAGCAGCTTGGTTCCGGGGGCTTCCATTGGGATGTTAGTGGCAGCTTCCCTCGCGCCTCCGGCGGGCATTGCGGGGATGGCGATCGCGATCGGTCGTTGGGATATGGTCATTAGTGGGATCTTCTTACTATTACTCCAACTTGCGGCGATTAACCTCTCTGCGACTCTGGTTTTCCGCCTGTATGGGCTTTCTTCCCAAGGGGCGCGTTACCAACGGGGGAAACCTTGGGTTCTTCCGGCTTCCTTAGCCGTAACTGGGATAGCCTTAGCCGCTTTACTCGGTTGGCAATTTTCCTCAACCCCCGAATTTCAACGTTCCAGCCAAGCCCAACGCGCTAATTCTATTGTGCAAGAAGTGGTGGATAATAGCGACTTAGCAGACTTGGTAGAAGCCAATGTTCGGTTTACGCGATCGCAACAACCCGACGGTAACACCCTATTATCGGTGATTTACGTTCAACCCCAAAATGGCGTAACGGCAACGTCTACAGAAATTCAGCAACGCCTCACCGAAGAGATTCAATCTCGCATCCTCGCAGAAGGGTTTAACGTGACGCCTTTGGTAGATGTCAACGTTCTAGAAGAACCGACTAGCTAA